A stretch of DNA from Candidatus Babeliales bacterium:
CATAATGGCATAAATTTAAAAATAGATAAGCAAACGGCAAAAACAGAGGCAAACGAAACGCTTGCTCAAAAAAATATTATATTATCTGATCCATGGCAACAATCTGCATTTGTGCAAGCGCAAATAAATGAACAACATAAATTTCTCTGGCGCACTAATCAATATTTACACAAAAAACTTCTTGGCAATTATCTTATGCCAGCGCAATGGCAAATCCGTTACGCACAATTTGAAGGAAATATCGTTGAACGCGCTGAAGAATACAACGTTTTTGTAAATCCTGATGGATCAGTTGTACGCATATCGCATCAACTGCCAGAATCCAAAACAGGACAAAGTTTATCAGAATCTGAAGCACGTACTTTGGCTTATAAAACTATTAAAAATCAGTTTGGTCTTGAAGCAAAACAACTGATTGAAATTTCGGCAGTCTCATATAAAAGACCCGAACGACTTGATTGGGTATTTACATTTAAAGATCCAATTGCATACCCTAAAGAAACGGATTCTGATGAATATGGTGAAGCACGAATTAATATAGAAATTGCAGGTAATACTCTCGCTGATTATTATCGTTACATTTTTGTACCTGAAGAATGGAAGCGCGTTGAAAAGCAAAATCAAACAGTGTTTTCTATTTTAATGAGTATATGTTTACTTATTTTAGCAATTTTATTTATTTCTTGTGGATTACGCGCTATCAACCAATGGATTCATCATCAATTTGCCCAAAAAACATTCTTTATTATTTTCTTTTTATTACTCGGTAAATCGGTTATTCAATTTTGGAATTTGTTTCCAATTTTTATTGCCACATTTAAAACAAGTGAACCTTATAACAATCAATTGATTACGTTCGCTGGCTCATTATTTATACGAGTACTTTTTACTTCTCTTGGTCTTGCACTTATATTTGGTTTTATAAAAACAGCAACATTCTTTTTGCAACGAATTCGTGATATTTATGAGCGAATTCTTTTTGGAGGTATAGCCGGAATTATTATTAGTGGTTTTATTGCATTAGCAGAAAAATTATCCCCATCTTTATCACCACTATGGCCTAACTATCTTCATGCCTCTGCCCGTTTTCCTTCAATAAGTTTTGCGCTTACGCATTTTACTACTTACATAACAACCGCATTAACTTTCTATTTACTCTTTAAGACTCTTGATTACCTAAGCCAAAGTTGGTCAAAAAATCTTTGGCAAACAACGGTTTTATCATTAATACTTGGCATAGCTTATAAAGGATCAACAGGTATTGAACATATTAATACATGGCTTTTATTTGGTTCATTATTTGGCGTAGTATTGCTCGAACTTTATATTCATTTAATACGGTTCGATCGCACCATAATTCCTTATCTG
This window harbors:
- a CDS encoding CPBP family intramembrane glutamic endopeptidase encodes the protein LLGIFSAISFIFGIIFAAAESLTREAFPEKIQLWKIWSKKGATSMQVLGRTIGGYLILGFDFAFIISIYYFASRYFGWWTPSSTLIDPNIIATYAPWLGAVGQSLSAGFMEECLFRAVPLAGAALIGKRYGNAKAWIFTAFILQAIIFGAAHANYPSQPAYARLVELIIPSFVFGGIYLAFGLLPAIISHFTYDVVWFSLPIFLSSVNDMWLSQCLVILLTLIPIWIVLFARLHSGYWSEISRNLYNKAWQPKEKPIFEPIIKQPVEFITEKLRYRNWLFIAGTTGLIVWLCTTPFAHNGINLKIDKQTAKTEANETLAQKNIILSDPWQQSAFVQAQINEQHKFLWRTNQYLHKKLLGNYLMPAQWQIRYAQFEGNIVERAEEYNVFVNPDGSVVRISHQLPESKTGQSLSESEARTLAYKTIKNQFGLEAKQLIEISAVSYKRPERLDWVFTFKDPIAYPKETDSDEYGEARINIEIAGNTLADYYRYIFVPEEWKRVEKQNQTVFSILMSICLLILAILFISCGLRAINQWIHHQFAQKTFFIIFFLLLGKSVIQFWNLFPIFIATFKTSEPYNNQLITFAGSLFIRVLFTSLGLALIFGFIKTATFFLQRIRDIYERILFGGIAGIIISGFIALAEKLSPSLSPLWPNYLHASARFPSISFALTHFTTYITTALTFYLLFKTLDYLSQSWSKNLWQTTVLSLILGIAYKGSTGIEHINTWLLFGSLFGVVLLELYIHLIRFDRTIIPYLAAVISILEIIQETVFGAYHGIYLGTLFAIIMIGTFSIWWSEQLYQTKE